One segment of Rubripirellula amarantea DNA contains the following:
- a CDS encoding putative zinc-binding metallopeptidase: MAKTKPKLKKPPRSSRSNSTEPIVDLNRLTDDQLLDMRMCDLPIKIGVSPLEKRIKQLYDELARRGLRFRPHCWLSEEWFSPDDIPGIAIPFYLAHPRLIRLERKQLLEVEGGTHDWCMRILRHEAGHAIDTAYRLRRKAAFRELFGKPSRPYPTYYHPMPSSKDFVLHLEMWYAQAHPLEDFAETFAVWLRPGSRWRSRYKDWPAIKKLHLMHDMMESVADKKPVVTSKARPYALSQIRKTLRTHYAEKREHYGVSLPSIYDNDLRKLFSSDPIDKRNVTAAMFLTRIRSELRLSVAKWTGEYTYTIDQVVQEMIERSRELKLRLGSSPEEAKRDAMILVAVRTTNFLHEGRRHIAV, translated from the coding sequence ATGGCGAAAACGAAGCCAAAACTCAAAAAGCCGCCCCGCTCCTCGCGGAGCAACTCTACCGAACCGATCGTCGATCTCAATCGTTTAACGGACGATCAACTGCTCGACATGCGAATGTGTGACTTGCCGATCAAGATTGGCGTCAGTCCTCTCGAAAAACGCATCAAACAGCTCTATGACGAATTGGCTCGTCGCGGGCTACGATTCAGGCCTCACTGCTGGTTGAGCGAAGAGTGGTTTTCGCCGGATGACATTCCGGGCATCGCGATCCCGTTTTACTTGGCTCACCCGCGGCTGATTCGGCTCGAACGCAAACAATTGTTGGAAGTGGAAGGCGGAACTCACGATTGGTGCATGAGGATCTTGCGGCATGAAGCGGGGCACGCGATAGATACGGCGTACCGATTGCGACGCAAGGCGGCATTTCGAGAGTTGTTTGGGAAGCCGTCTCGGCCGTACCCGACCTACTATCACCCCATGCCGTCAAGCAAAGACTTTGTTCTGCATTTGGAAATGTGGTACGCCCAAGCTCACCCCTTGGAAGACTTTGCTGAAACCTTCGCCGTCTGGCTGAGACCCGGGTCTCGCTGGCGCAGTCGTTACAAAGATTGGCCAGCGATCAAAAAACTGCATTTAATGCACGATATGATGGAGTCGGTGGCAGACAAGAAGCCGGTGGTGACTTCAAAGGCCCGCCCCTACGCCCTATCACAAATCCGTAAAACGCTGCGAACCCACTACGCCGAAAAAAGAGAACACTACGGTGTTTCGTTGCCGAGTATCTATGATAACGACTTGCGCAAACTGTTTTCCAGCGATCCGATCGACAAACGCAACGTGACTGCCGCGATGTTTCTGACTCGTATTCGGTCCGAGTTGCGGTTAAGTGTGGCGAAGTGGACAGGCGAGTACACGTACACCATTGACCAAGTCGTTCAGGAAATGATTGAGCGAAGTCGCGAGTTAAAACTGCGACTGGGGAGTTCCCCGGAAGAAGCGAAGCGTGACGCGATGATATTGGTGGCCGTTCGAACCACAAACTTCCTGCACGAAGGACGTCGTCATATCGCGGTCTAG
- a CDS encoding diacylglycerol kinase, with product MPTPDERADMNELSPSWSSKFRVAFSGLFWALKTQTSFRIHLPIAAAVLVTSALLQVEAWRWSVLVLTIAVVVAAELINTAIETLVRVLHPHRHELVGRSLDAAAAAVLVLSIAAIAVGLLVLGPPLYESLAFH from the coding sequence ATGCCAACGCCTGACGAACGAGCTGACATGAACGAGCTTTCCCCATCATGGTCATCCAAGTTCCGGGTTGCTTTCTCTGGGCTTTTCTGGGCACTGAAAACTCAAACCAGCTTCCGAATACACTTGCCAATTGCGGCAGCAGTCTTGGTTACCTCGGCGTTGTTGCAGGTAGAAGCGTGGCGTTGGTCCGTTTTAGTTCTAACCATTGCGGTCGTCGTCGCTGCGGAATTGATCAATACCGCTATCGAAACATTAGTGAGAGTCCTGCATCCTCATCGTCATGAATTGGTGGGTCGATCACTGGATGCCGCCGCCGCAGCCGTGCTGGTCCTTTCGATTGCGGCAATCGCGGTTGGGTTGCTGGTGCTAGGACCGCCGTTGTACGAAAGCCTCGCGTTCCACTAA
- the cutA gene encoding divalent-cation tolerance protein CutA produces the protein MSDRVDDLAEDMANGLAYVTTTVANLDDAEKLAGELVSQSLAACVQIDGPITSHYRWAGKVQTSSEYRLSIKTSQKAWPRLLSKLPKMHPYEEPEIIMTKIDQFSPGYGSWVIDQTT, from the coding sequence ATGAGTGATCGAGTGGATGATTTGGCTGAAGACATGGCTAATGGATTGGCGTATGTCACAACGACTGTCGCGAATCTTGATGATGCAGAAAAACTTGCCGGTGAGCTGGTCAGCCAGTCACTAGCGGCGTGTGTGCAAATTGATGGGCCCATCACGAGTCACTATCGCTGGGCGGGCAAAGTGCAAACGTCGTCGGAGTATCGGTTGTCGATTAAGACATCTCAAAAGGCTTGGCCGAGGTTGCTGAGCAAACTTCCTAAGATGCATCCTTACGAAGAACCGGAAATCATTATGACCAAGATTGACCAATTCAGTCCTGGCTATGGAAGCTGGGTGATTGACCAAACGACTTAG
- a CDS encoding type II secretion system F family protein, giving the protein MPGLVIALVIGVFVASLIAFAAHVLIPDSETSATEDRLSQMASRRRGGSQPESEQSSLMRASSIDDSDMLGKMLNKLPALSEYLEQADMQINPAKFGMICVAFFGFGIFACVVTPVPVILGPFLGIALAGLPVGYVMFKRKKRLHKFGLQMPEAMELLSRSLRAGHSLNAGFGLVASEMDNPLAAEFGRAFEEQNLGIPLDEAIEDMASRIPNMDLRFFATAIVLQRQTGGDLAEILDKIGKLVRERLAILGQIQALTGEGRMSGVVLLGMPPTLFLVMLKMNYEYVVLLFTDPLGKIMLSIALVTQIIGAIVIKKIITIKV; this is encoded by the coding sequence ATGCCTGGACTAGTCATTGCTCTCGTGATCGGCGTTTTTGTAGCCTCGTTGATCGCGTTTGCCGCTCACGTTCTGATCCCTGACTCGGAAACTAGCGCGACCGAAGATCGATTGTCGCAAATGGCATCGCGTCGTCGCGGCGGTTCGCAGCCAGAATCCGAGCAGTCGTCCCTGATGCGGGCTAGCTCGATTGACGACTCGGATATGCTGGGCAAGATGCTCAATAAGTTACCGGCTCTGTCGGAATACTTAGAGCAAGCCGACATGCAAATTAATCCTGCGAAGTTCGGGATGATATGCGTTGCGTTCTTTGGTTTCGGGATCTTCGCTTGCGTCGTGACACCGGTGCCAGTGATCTTGGGGCCATTCCTGGGAATCGCATTAGCGGGTTTGCCGGTCGGATACGTGATGTTCAAACGTAAGAAGCGTCTGCACAAGTTCGGTTTGCAGATGCCCGAAGCGATGGAATTGCTAAGCCGATCGTTGCGTGCGGGTCACTCGCTCAACGCCGGGTTCGGTTTGGTTGCAAGCGAGATGGACAATCCGTTGGCTGCTGAATTTGGTCGGGCGTTTGAAGAGCAAAACTTGGGCATTCCATTGGACGAAGCCATCGAAGACATGGCCTCTCGGATTCCAAATATGGACCTTCGCTTCTTCGCTACCGCGATTGTTTTGCAACGGCAAACAGGTGGTGACTTGGCTGAAATCTTGGACAAGATCGGGAAGCTGGTTCGCGAACGATTGGCGATTTTGGGTCAGATCCAAGCACTCACCGGCGAAGGTCGAATGAGCGGCGTGGTTTTGTTAGGCATGCCACCCACACTGTTCTTGGTGATGTTGAAGATGAACTACGAGTACGTGGTTCTGTTGTTCACCGACCCTCTCGGCAAGATCATGTTAAGCATCGCCCTTGTTACTCAGATCATTGGTGCGATTGTGATCAAGAAGATCATCACGATCAAAGTCTAG
- a CDS encoding CpaF family protein produces the protein MRTPTTATAESTRNQDFELVKRRIHGKLVDKLDLSKVGDLKGDTLKKEIRMVVEHLCDAEDTLLNRQERERIVDEVIDEVLGLGPLELILKDEAVSDILINGPKNIYVEKGGRMQKSEVEFRDNKHLLQIIDRIVSKVGRRVDETSPMVDARLEDGSRVNAIIPPLALDGACVSIRRFGSNPLKLENLLNFKAFTPEMVMLLEGCIKARLNCIIAGGTGSGKTTLLNTLSSFIGHEDRIVTIEDAAELQLQQDHIVRLETRPANIEGNGAVTATDLVKNALRMRPERIIIGECRGGETLDMLQAMNTGHDGSMTTIHANTPRDAIARLETLVMMSGFELPVKAIRQQVAGAVDVLIQANRLQGGPRRVTAITEVVGMEQDTIILQDIYRFVQRGVNEEGKAFGHFECTGVRPSFMDKLEAAGVRLPASAFRERIIMEA, from the coding sequence ATGCGTACGCCCACCACTGCTACTGCTGAATCAACTCGCAACCAAGACTTTGAGCTCGTCAAACGTCGAATTCACGGCAAGCTCGTCGATAAACTCGACTTATCGAAGGTGGGGGACCTTAAAGGGGATACCCTCAAGAAAGAAATACGGATGGTTGTCGAGCATCTTTGTGATGCTGAAGACACCCTACTCAATCGCCAGGAACGCGAACGCATCGTCGACGAGGTGATCGACGAAGTTCTAGGTCTCGGCCCGCTTGAGTTAATTCTTAAAGACGAAGCGGTCAGCGATATTCTGATCAACGGTCCTAAGAACATCTACGTTGAAAAAGGCGGCCGGATGCAGAAGTCGGAAGTCGAATTCCGCGACAACAAGCACCTGCTGCAAATCATCGACCGCATCGTTAGCAAGGTCGGACGTCGTGTTGATGAAACTTCGCCGATGGTTGACGCTCGATTGGAAGACGGTTCGCGGGTGAACGCGATCATTCCACCCTTGGCACTTGACGGTGCCTGCGTTTCGATTCGTCGATTCGGCTCGAATCCACTGAAGCTTGAAAACCTGTTGAACTTCAAAGCCTTCACCCCCGAGATGGTGATGTTGCTTGAAGGCTGCATCAAAGCTCGTCTGAACTGCATCATCGCAGGCGGTACTGGTTCGGGTAAAACAACGCTGTTGAATACCCTTTCATCGTTCATTGGTCACGAAGACCGGATTGTGACGATCGAAGATGCTGCTGAATTGCAGCTCCAGCAAGATCACATCGTTCGGCTGGAAACACGTCCGGCCAACATCGAAGGCAATGGTGCGGTGACGGCAACGGACTTGGTCAAGAACGCACTGCGTATGCGACCCGAGCGAATCATCATTGGCGAATGTCGTGGTGGTGAAACGTTGGACATGTTGCAGGCGATGAACACCGGTCACGACGGTTCGATGACCACCATTCACGCTAATACTCCTCGTGACGCGATCGCACGTTTGGAAACGCTCGTGATGATGAGCGGTTTTGAACTGCCCGTGAAGGCGATTCGACAACAGGTTGCTGGTGCGGTCGACGTCCTGATTCAGGCAAACCGTTTGCAAGGTGGGCCTCGTCGCGTGACAGCAATCACCGAAGTTGTGGGTATGGAACAAGACACCATTATCCTTCAAGACATTTACCGATTCGTTCAACGTGGCGTGAATGAAGAAGGCAAAGCATTCGGGCACTTCGAGTGCACCGGAGTTCGTCCTTCATTCATGGATAAGTTGGAAGCTGCTGGTGTTCGATTGCCGGCAAGTGCTTTCCGAGAACGCATCATCATGGAAGCCTAA
- a CDS encoding GTPase produces the protein MSSPQSNKFFNTVSSDLKNQTIAAPITGVGRSAIAVIAIAGPRANEVVQACFTPASSLSLKADQVRYGTWGDKTDTKDAIAAESVVLTPIAEKHLEIHCHGGVAAIHRIVTALAAQGVKIVSAAEFARGHQPLLLAEATEMLSRCTTAKFASIAMDQVRGSLLDWATEQPRRLAVSVNHGNIDAVLADIAVQASGILERGYLTSRLDLPWRVVLVGPPNVGKSSLVNAIVGFNRSITTDIAGTTRDVLHAETVVDGIPLKLSDTAGLRVSEDPIEQEGVTRARREILSADLVIQVGQYSDQEPSSGSSPSGEPEATANRPTLRIFNKSDLIAADTREDLKTQHPNALLVSAKTGDGLPELLRRMVSDVESKLPGKGEPATINQRQQDLIDQIAKAPNAKVAMNALRDLIGQS, from the coding sequence ATGTCTTCACCTCAAAGCAATAAATTTTTTAATACCGTGTCATCGGACCTCAAAAACCAAACCATCGCGGCACCAATCACTGGCGTCGGCCGAAGCGCGATCGCAGTGATCGCGATTGCTGGTCCGCGCGCCAATGAAGTTGTTCAAGCCTGCTTTACCCCGGCTTCTTCACTGTCCTTAAAGGCTGATCAAGTACGCTACGGCACTTGGGGCGACAAGACAGATACCAAAGATGCGATCGCTGCCGAATCCGTCGTGTTGACACCGATCGCCGAAAAACACCTTGAAATTCACTGTCATGGCGGAGTGGCGGCAATTCATCGCATCGTCACCGCTTTAGCCGCACAGGGTGTCAAAATCGTATCAGCAGCAGAGTTCGCACGAGGCCATCAACCGCTGCTACTCGCTGAGGCCACCGAAATGCTCTCGCGTTGTACGACAGCAAAATTTGCGTCGATCGCGATGGATCAGGTGCGTGGATCGCTACTGGATTGGGCAACGGAGCAACCCCGCCGTCTGGCCGTTTCGGTCAACCATGGAAACATTGACGCAGTCCTTGCTGACATCGCTGTGCAGGCAAGTGGGATTCTCGAACGCGGCTACCTTACTAGTCGGCTCGACTTGCCGTGGCGAGTCGTGCTGGTCGGTCCGCCCAACGTAGGCAAGAGCAGCCTGGTCAACGCCATCGTCGGATTCAATCGCAGCATCACGACCGATATCGCAGGCACGACGCGAGACGTGCTGCACGCAGAAACCGTAGTGGACGGAATTCCGTTGAAACTCAGCGACACCGCTGGCCTTCGCGTCAGTGAGGATCCGATCGAGCAAGAAGGAGTGACACGAGCTCGGCGCGAGATCCTAAGTGCTGATCTTGTCATCCAAGTTGGCCAGTACTCCGATCAAGAGCCAAGTTCAGGCTCATCACCCTCAGGCGAGCCAGAAGCCACAGCCAATCGTCCTACACTCAGGATCTTCAACAAATCAGACCTGATTGCCGCCGACACCCGCGAGGATCTAAAAACCCAGCACCCCAATGCTCTTTTGGTATCCGCGAAAACGGGCGATGGACTACCAGAGTTGCTGCGACGCATGGTGAGCGATGTTGAATCGAAACTACCGGGCAAGGGTGAACCAGCCACCATCAACCAGCGTCAGCAGGACCTGATCGACCAAATCGCAAAGGCACCCAACGCGAAAGTCGCGATGAATGCCTTGCGTGATTTGATAGGCCAATCCTGA
- a CDS encoding Fur family transcriptional regulator, with protein sequence MFMDRDVVTNPYRTVITSTISWTVIYTIPTAIIVMTTVPWKWSKIKRIIKSNKSGADMNSSKDKPSGKEGSANDPLVQIQGDIRAAGLRATPARTATLILLRESTSPLSHAEVADHLAQTGVDKATAFRNLNDMAEAGLLRRSELGDHVWRFEAIDPTQSDAHVHPHFLCVDCGSVACLDDVELTAHSQRQSDRVGQVTEILLRGHCNDCR encoded by the coding sequence ATGTTCATGGACCGGGATGTGGTCACGAACCCGTACCGCACGGTGATCACATCGACTATCTCGTGGACGGTCATCTACACCATCCCCACGGCGATCATTGTGATGACCACGGTCCCGTGGAAATGGTCGAAAATCAAACGGATCATCAAAAGTAACAAGTCTGGTGCGGATATGAATTCTTCCAAGGACAAACCCTCCGGTAAGGAGGGCTCTGCCAACGATCCTCTGGTCCAGATCCAGGGCGATATCCGCGCCGCAGGTCTGCGTGCAACGCCTGCGCGCACAGCAACTTTGATCCTGCTTCGGGAATCGACATCGCCGTTAAGCCATGCCGAGGTTGCCGACCACTTGGCACAGACGGGTGTGGACAAAGCCACGGCGTTTCGAAACTTGAACGACATGGCCGAGGCGGGGTTGCTGCGTCGAAGTGAGTTGGGCGATCACGTTTGGCGCTTCGAAGCGATTGATCCAACTCAGTCCGATGCCCATGTGCATCCGCATTTTCTATGCGTCGATTGTGGCTCGGTAGCTTGTCTTGATGACGTTGAGTTAACGGCACATAGCCAGCGTCAAAGCGATCGTGTGGGTCAGGTGACCGAGATCTTGCTGCGTGGTCATTGCAACGATTGCCGATAG
- a CDS encoding ArsR/SmtB family transcription factor: MESCERAAAIFRALGDPQRLRILMMLEASERCVSEICSVLDEPMPAISQRLRLLRSERIVRSRRDGKHVYYGLADDHISRLVTNGVMHAIENHS; the protein is encoded by the coding sequence ATGGAATCATGTGAACGGGCGGCTGCCATCTTCCGAGCACTGGGTGACCCTCAACGGCTTCGGATTTTGATGATGCTTGAGGCATCGGAACGGTGCGTGTCAGAGATCTGCTCGGTGCTTGACGAGCCCATGCCCGCAATTTCACAGCGGCTTCGGTTGCTCAGGAGCGAACGCATTGTTCGCTCGCGACGCGATGGCAAGCACGTTTACTACGGACTTGCCGACGACCACATTTCGCGGTTAGTGACTAACGGAGTCATGCACGCGATCGAGAACCATTCCTAG
- a CDS encoding LPS-assembly protein LptD encodes MTQLKNWRNTIDVRICSSKEMDFFWAFAAARSLALAVVAVWVAIATGSTLSAQEISPDPVQVSGRTIWRWQVDGADASLVEGDCVISHAGNLITADRVLVVADGPVGKVRCRIVASGVQDATGLGVPALRPQAGISTWIIHTLIDPQVQAPNYRGAPAQPPELFELLPSTNVLTDETSNGSIAQTQFAPGIPFDQSSPGLLPGQSSAPTGTTFFVGGRAVEFFARGGSMPANLQLQNRVETRESIAVARGGVTVLIRDVSAEFQGGQVTNLGTISLSADRIVGWLPMLSDMFNGSVDPSAAAGELYLEGDIVFRQGERIIYAESMYYNIATEQGMVLNAEAITTIPDYQGIVRLKAKVLQQVSAGNFQAFDAAVTTSRMGVPRYWLQSERLQLTDRQRLRTDPATGIQRIDRDPFIESTNNFVYFGGVPLLYWPTLATSLEQPSYYLTGINVGSDSNFGTQVMLDFDLYQLLGMDDAPEGVEWELSTDYLSDRGPALGTSLRYNLPGLFGVPGPVVGYFDAWGIDDSGQDNLGRDRRNLDPEKSLRGRTLLRHRHFMPNDYELIAEIGLLSDRNFLEQYLENEWDREVDHRNALRFRKYHYNNLFDLSAQVQSNDFYSETEQLPQLDHYLLGGSVLGDRLTYSAHNRVGYAKLNAADTPDDPAEAAEYFALPGDTNEQGVVASTKHELSLPVQLGALKIVPNVAGEASHYGEATDGDSLTRLVGQAGIRASLPMWKVDPTIQSSLLNVRGLAHKIEWTAEYFYADSDTNMDEVPYYDSLDDNAQEQFRRRFIGDTFGGLLPLQFDPRNYAFRQGIQQGVTSPSDVVVDDLQQFRIGLHQRFQTKRGLPGRERIVDLFQFDVDTILFPEGDRDNFGESIGPTTYDMRYHVGDRVTLLSDGYIDFFDDGLRSLSAGIRSSRPGVGDIYIGLLSLEGPISSTVLRSTVDYRLNEKWIASAGTTYDFGQTGNIGQSLALTRVGESMLVRLGVNVDEGRDNVGFGFAIEPRFWPRPKLGRIGGQLIPPPGVEGLE; translated from the coding sequence ATGACGCAGTTGAAAAACTGGCGTAACACGATCGACGTACGCATTTGCAGCTCGAAAGAAATGGATTTCTTTTGGGCCTTCGCTGCTGCGCGTTCGCTGGCGCTCGCTGTTGTTGCCGTATGGGTAGCCATCGCTACTGGATCCACGCTTTCCGCTCAAGAAATTAGCCCTGATCCGGTCCAAGTCAGTGGACGAACGATCTGGCGATGGCAAGTTGATGGAGCCGACGCGTCCTTAGTCGAAGGTGACTGCGTCATATCCCATGCGGGGAACCTGATCACCGCAGATCGCGTTCTTGTCGTCGCCGATGGTCCCGTCGGAAAGGTTCGATGTCGAATCGTTGCCTCGGGAGTTCAAGATGCGACGGGTCTGGGTGTTCCCGCGTTGCGACCGCAAGCAGGTATTTCCACGTGGATAATTCACACGTTGATTGACCCTCAGGTACAAGCCCCCAACTATCGCGGCGCACCGGCGCAACCGCCTGAGCTATTCGAGCTATTGCCATCGACCAACGTGCTCACCGACGAAACTTCAAACGGCTCAATCGCACAAACTCAGTTTGCACCGGGAATACCATTCGATCAGTCCTCACCCGGCCTGTTGCCCGGACAAAGTAGCGCCCCCACGGGCACCACGTTCTTCGTCGGCGGACGTGCCGTAGAGTTCTTCGCACGTGGTGGGTCGATGCCCGCGAATCTTCAATTGCAAAACCGAGTGGAAACTCGCGAAAGCATCGCAGTTGCTCGGGGCGGCGTGACGGTGTTGATCCGTGATGTTTCCGCAGAGTTCCAGGGTGGTCAGGTCACCAACCTTGGCACGATATCGCTCTCTGCTGATCGCATCGTCGGTTGGCTTCCGATGTTGTCGGATATGTTCAACGGCAGTGTCGATCCTTCCGCCGCAGCCGGTGAGTTGTATTTGGAAGGCGACATTGTGTTTCGCCAAGGTGAGCGAATCATTTACGCCGAATCGATGTACTACAACATCGCGACCGAACAGGGCATGGTGCTAAACGCCGAAGCGATTACCACCATTCCCGACTACCAAGGAATCGTGCGGCTCAAAGCGAAAGTGCTGCAACAGGTCAGCGCCGGAAACTTCCAAGCATTCGATGCTGCTGTCACCACCAGCCGCATGGGTGTGCCAAGGTACTGGCTGCAGAGCGAACGATTGCAGCTTACGGACCGTCAGCGTCTTCGAACTGATCCCGCTACGGGAATCCAACGCATCGACCGAGACCCGTTCATCGAAAGCACCAACAACTTCGTCTACTTCGGCGGCGTTCCGCTGCTGTATTGGCCAACACTAGCAACCAGCCTTGAACAACCGTCCTACTACCTGACTGGCATCAACGTCGGAAGCGATAGCAATTTCGGCACCCAAGTCATGTTGGACTTTGATCTGTATCAACTGCTAGGCATGGACGATGCACCCGAAGGCGTGGAGTGGGAGCTATCGACGGACTACCTTAGCGATCGCGGTCCAGCACTGGGTACATCGCTGCGCTATAACCTGCCTGGACTCTTCGGAGTTCCCGGCCCCGTCGTTGGCTACTTTGACGCTTGGGGCATCGATGACAGCGGCCAAGACAATCTGGGGCGCGACCGGCGAAATCTCGATCCCGAGAAGTCCTTGCGTGGGCGAACTCTGCTGCGCCACCGTCACTTCATGCCCAATGACTACGAATTGATCGCCGAAATTGGACTGCTGAGCGATCGTAATTTCCTTGAACAGTATCTCGAAAATGAATGGGATAGAGAAGTTGATCATCGCAACGCTTTGCGATTTCGAAAGTATCACTACAACAACCTGTTCGACTTGTCCGCCCAAGTTCAAAGCAATGACTTCTACAGCGAAACGGAACAATTACCTCAGCTAGATCACTACTTACTCGGTGGTTCGGTCTTGGGAGACCGGCTGACATACTCCGCCCATAATCGCGTGGGTTATGCCAAGCTAAACGCCGCCGATACCCCCGACGATCCCGCGGAAGCGGCTGAGTACTTTGCTCTTCCGGGGGACACGAACGAGCAAGGTGTTGTTGCATCCACCAAACACGAACTGTCGCTGCCTGTTCAACTAGGAGCGTTAAAGATTGTTCCCAACGTCGCTGGGGAGGCATCCCACTATGGCGAGGCAACCGATGGCGATTCCCTAACGCGATTGGTCGGACAAGCTGGCATCCGCGCCAGCCTACCAATGTGGAAGGTTGACCCCACTATCCAAAGCAGTCTCCTTAACGTTCGCGGCCTTGCTCACAAAATTGAGTGGACCGCCGAGTACTTCTATGCTGACAGTGACACCAATATGGACGAAGTTCCGTATTACGATTCGCTCGATGACAACGCGCAAGAACAGTTTCGACGTCGCTTCATCGGCGACACCTTCGGTGGCTTGTTGCCGTTGCAATTTGATCCGCGCAACTACGCGTTTCGACAGGGCATTCAACAGGGCGTGACGAGCCCAAGCGATGTGGTCGTTGATGACTTACAGCAATTCCGTATCGGTCTACACCAACGTTTTCAAACCAAGCGGGGACTACCTGGACGCGAACGAATCGTGGATCTCTTCCAATTTGATGTCGACACCATATTGTTCCCCGAAGGTGATCGAGACAACTTTGGCGAATCGATTGGCCCGACAACTTACGACATGCGATACCACGTCGGCGACCGCGTAACTCTGCTGAGCGACGGCTATATCGATTTCTTCGACGACGGACTACGTTCACTAAGCGCAGGCATTCGCAGCAGCCGTCCCGGTGTGGGCGATATCTACATTGGCCTGCTTTCACTGGAAGGCCCAATTAGCAGCACGGTTCTGCGCAGCACAGTCGATTATCGATTAAACGAAAAGTGGATTGCTTCAGCCGGCACCACCTACGACTTTGGACAAACCGGTAACATCGGCCAATCACTCGCGCTGACTCGCGTCGGCGAGTCGATGCTCGTACGTTTGGGAGTCAATGTCGATGAAGGTCGGGACAATGTTGGCTTTGGCTTCGCCATCGAACCAAGGTTCTGGCCACGACCGAAACTCGGACGCATCGGCGGTCAGTTGATTCCGCCACCAGGCGTGGAAGGGCTCGAATAG
- a CDS encoding type II secretion system F family protein produces MSTSLILALSLSPATVVSAAIFVVVTATAWLVLGRVSGEDKPRAEARLDMLRRGGRPDGSVQLDGAGKKKAKNEKMAAVLERATMPLEKTVSGNEEEMSKLREKLVNAGFRRETAPIVFKGMQLILAGVCMFLGGVVGIIADGLSQALLMKVFGGFAVGFFVPNILLSLAASKRKEKIFLGLPDALDLMVVCVEAGLGMDQALRKVAEEMLKSHKEVGEEFGIANQQLQFGQTRAEVLHALGFRSGVDDLKQLASILIQADKFGSSVATALRVQSESMRTKRRQIAEEKAAKTAVKMIFPLVVFIFPGIFVVLVGPAAISMYRNLIENG; encoded by the coding sequence ATGTCAACTTCGTTGATTCTTGCCTTATCGCTTAGCCCCGCGACCGTTGTGTCAGCCGCCATCTTTGTCGTCGTTACCGCTACGGCATGGTTAGTTCTCGGTCGTGTCAGTGGCGAAGACAAGCCTCGAGCGGAAGCTCGCTTGGACATGCTGCGTCGCGGCGGCCGACCCGATGGTTCGGTGCAACTTGACGGTGCCGGCAAGAAGAAGGCCAAGAACGAAAAAATGGCTGCCGTTCTTGAACGTGCCACGATGCCTCTGGAAAAGACGGTTAGTGGCAACGAAGAGGAGATGAGCAAGCTAAGAGAAAAGCTTGTCAATGCGGGTTTCCGTCGCGAAACTGCCCCGATTGTGTTCAAGGGCATGCAGTTGATTCTTGCTGGTGTTTGCATGTTCTTAGGCGGTGTTGTAGGCATCATCGCCGACGGGCTCAGCCAAGCGTTGCTCATGAAGGTGTTCGGCGGCTTCGCGGTAGGTTTCTTCGTTCCCAACATTCTGCTTTCGCTTGCCGCTAGCAAGCGTAAGGAAAAGATTTTCCTGGGATTGCCAGACGCACTCGACTTGATGGTGGTTTGTGTCGAGGCTGGTTTGGGGATGGACCAAGCTCTGCGGAAGGTTGCCGAAGAAATGCTGAAGAGCCACAAAGAGGTGGGTGAAGAATTTGGCATCGCCAACCAACAACTGCAGTTTGGACAAACACGAGCCGAGGTATTGCACGCACTGGGGTTCCGCAGCGGTGTTGATGACCTTAAGCAATTGGCGTCGATCCTGATTCAAGCCGACAAGTTCGGTTCGTCAGTCGCGACCGCTTTGCGAGTTCAATCGGAATCGATGCGAACGAAGCGACGTCAGATCGCTGAAGAAAAAGCCGCGAAGACCGCGGTGAAGATGATTTTCCCTCTAGTGGTCTTCATTTTCCCAGGCATCTTTGTTGTGCTTGTGGGGCCTGCTGCAATCAGTATGTATCGCAACTTGATCGAAAATGGTTGA